Proteins encoded by one window of Ovis canadensis isolate MfBH-ARS-UI-01 breed Bighorn chromosome 14, ARS-UI_OviCan_v2, whole genome shotgun sequence:
- the AGRP gene encoding agouti-related protein isoform X2 has product MLTAVLLSCALLLAMPTMQGAQMGPAPLEGVGRPDEALFLELQGLSLQPSLKRITEEQAEEALLQEAEAKALAEVLDPEGRKPRSPRRCVRLHESCLGHQVPCCDPCATCYCRFFNAFCYCRKLGTTTNPCSRT; this is encoded by the exons ATGCTGACTGCAGTACTGCTGAGCTGTGCCCTGCTGCTGGCAATGCCCACCATGCAGGGGGCCCAAATGGGCCCCGCTCCCCTGGAGGGCGTCGGAAGGCCTGACGAAGCCTTATTCCTAGAGCTCCAAG GCCTAAGCCTGCAGCCGTCGCTGAAGCGGATAACGGAGGAACAGGCCGAAGAGGCACTGCTGCAGGAGGCAGAGGCCAAAGCCTTAGCAGAG GTGCTAGATCCGGAAGGACGCAAGCCACGCTCCCCACGTCGCTGCGTAAGGCTGCATGAATCCTGTCTGGGACACCAGGTACCCTGCTGCGACCCGTGCGCCACGTGCTATTGCCGTTTCTTCAACGCCTTCTGCTACTGCCGCAAGCTGGGTACCACCACGAACCCCTGCAGCCGCACCTAG
- the AGRP gene encoding agouti-related protein isoform X1: MEWSAIPEARIQQAEAMLTAVLLSCALLLAMPTMQGAQMGPAPLEGVGRPDEALFLELQGLSLQPSLKRITEEQAEEALLQEAEAKALAEVLDPEGRKPRSPRRCVRLHESCLGHQVPCCDPCATCYCRFFNAFCYCRKLGTTTNPCSRT; this comes from the exons ATGGAATGGTCAGCAATTCCTGAAGCGAGGATCCAGCAAGCAGAG GCCATGCTGACTGCAGTACTGCTGAGCTGTGCCCTGCTGCTGGCAATGCCCACCATGCAGGGGGCCCAAATGGGCCCCGCTCCCCTGGAGGGCGTCGGAAGGCCTGACGAAGCCTTATTCCTAGAGCTCCAAG GCCTAAGCCTGCAGCCGTCGCTGAAGCGGATAACGGAGGAACAGGCCGAAGAGGCACTGCTGCAGGAGGCAGAGGCCAAAGCCTTAGCAGAG GTGCTAGATCCGGAAGGACGCAAGCCACGCTCCCCACGTCGCTGCGTAAGGCTGCATGAATCCTGTCTGGGACACCAGGTACCCTGCTGCGACCCGTGCGCCACGTGCTATTGCCGTTTCTTCAACGCCTTCTGCTACTGCCGCAAGCTGGGTACCACCACGAACCCCTGCAGCCGCACCTAG